The Oncorhynchus nerka isolate Pitt River linkage group LG12, Oner_Uvic_2.0, whole genome shotgun sequence genome contains the following window.
agatctcttttgttcaaggcatggttcacatcaggaaatgcttcttgtgaatagcaaactcaaattttgtgagtgttttttatagggcaaggcagctctaaccaaaatctacaatcttgtctcattgattggactccaggtgagctgactcctgactccaatgagcttttggagaagtcattagcctatgggttcacatactttttccaacctacgttgtgaatgtttaaatgaagtattcaatatagacaagaaaaatacaataatgtgtgttattagtttaagcgagtttaaatccaggtaattccaaagggttcacatacttttcttgCCACTGTGTATCTACATTGAAATGTAATACAAAGACTGAagtgtttttaaatgttttaatcagGGGGCCATTTTGCAcaggttgaaacatgtaggtaaaTTAAGGAACTTGAGCTGCTCAGTTTGGCAACTTAAAAGATACTGATAATATCAGAGTAGTAATAACATTAGAAAAAAACACAGAGTCTTCATATTGGACACAAAAGTGCTCAGCTCTACAAACCTTTGAGAAGTAGCTTATCATTCGTTTTTGTGGGGAAGAGGTCAAGCAAGGAAGTGAAAAACCTTGGTCTCTCAAGAACCACTACAGGCCTTTGGTGCTGCAGCTGTTTAATGGCTAGGTCACCACAACCTGTAAGAGCCTTTTCTAAGATGACGTGTAAGTTCTGGACTGATGTATATTCCCCTGTCCTGGGAAGAGGCTTAAGTGGGGAAGAATGAGCCAGCCTGCTACAGGTAGTAGTGAGTCCCACCTGGCTGTTCTCCTTTACAAAACAGCTACGTCTGTAGGAATCCCGCCGCCGAGCTGACACCACAGGTGGATCAGGCCTGGGGTTGTTGCAGTGTGAAGCCCGGGGCCTCTCAGCATCCTTATCCTTAGAGTTCTCCTGTATGAACTTCAGGAAAGATGACTCGAATCCCATAGGTTTGTAAGTAGCTAGGTCAAATGTGCGAGGGGTGGGGCTTTGAGGTTGAGGGTCCTTTGAAATCGGAGGGTGCTCAGGGAGCTCGTTCTTACATTTAAGTGGCTGGCGGGCTTGAGGGGAGGGCAAGGGCACAGAAATGTTTGTTGGTTTGCCACTATCTTTGCCTGAACTGTCCAAGAAGCTCTCATCAACACAGAATctgagggaggatgggggagagagatcaaGAGCCGGTGGGTTTGAGGATCTTCGCCTCGCCTCTTGGCTGTGGCTGTTCTGAGTAGCAGGGTCCTCCGTGTGCCCACAAGGTTCTCCATAAAGCAAGTCATCTGCACCGACCAAAACATTCCTCTCAGCAGTTGGCTCCTCTTTGAACCCCAGTGGGTCATAGTCATCAAGTGTTTCTGCTTTGATGGAGTGCAGACTCATAGGCACAGATGGACCACCAGGGTTCTCTGGCTCTGCTTGATACTCCATCTTCAGAACTCCGTTAGGTGCCCTCGTCATATCAGGCCACACAGACAATACAGTATTCCTTTGTATCAGCTCTTCCAGTTGCTCTGCTCTAAACACAAGCTTATCCTCATTCAATTTGAAAGCCCGATTGGTTAATTTGTGGCAATTCAAATAGTGACGTCGCATACTACGTATAAATTTGACTACAGAATCACAACCCTGCACCATGCATGGGTACGCTTCACGTTGACAGCGATCTTGGCACATCTGCAAGGCCTCCTCATGGGAACGGAAGACCATATCTTCAAACTTGTGTTTTGATTTGGACTCTACAATACTTTGGTCAACATTCAAAATTTCACCATCATCTTCATCATGCTCTTCACTAGTTTCTTCAGCCTTAACATCTTCGGGAGACTTTGGGCAGTGTCTCAGAGATTGCCCGAGAGGTAGTTTGGTTGCATCTTTTTGTGGCGTAGAGGATGTGAAGATAAACTTTTTTGGGCAACCAGTGACTGAAGTGTCATTGTGAGTATTCTGGAGACTCAATACAAGTGAATCATAGTAATTGAGGTGGCTAGAGAGTACATGTTTTTTCAGACTACTGCTTTGGGTGAACACTTGTGTACAGCCCTCATACTTGCAGTACATGGTCGCCTGGTAAGGATAACTCTTTCTGTGATGCTTTAGGCTACGGTTCACCTGGTAAGGATGCTCACTCTCCAAGTGACGCACCAGGCTACTGTTCAGGAGGTAAGAGGCATTACAGTTGGCGTAGCTGCACCTAAACTTCTGTAAAACGGGGTCTTCTGAAAGCACGGAAGGACATCCCATCACCTGTGAATGATGCTTCTTCTTGTGGCGATAAAGACTGTAGGTGTGACAGAAAAGCATCCCACAGTCCTTGTGCTTGCACATATAAATGCTGCCCCTGCCCCTTTGCATATCTCCATCCTCACTTTCCTCCTCAAAGTGATCCTGCACAGAAGATGGCGCGTGACTCCATTTCGTACTCTGGTCTCCAGACTTAGCAAATTGTACAACGTTTTGTCGCCTCCACATTATTTGATTTTTGAGGTACTTCTGCTGCCAGGAGGGGTGTTGCCAGGTGAGGGTCTGAGAATTTTGTATAAAAGAGACTGTGGACTTTTTAGACCAGCTCATTTTCTCCACAACTGCCTCGCTAAGTCTATGAGTCTGAAGATAATGAACCCTCAAGTCGGTCTTCTCTCTATGGCATTTGAAGCAGAGGTGGCACTTAAATGTCAGTGACTTGAGGATCTTCattcctttcaccttctcctctgAGAAATGATGCTTGTTCATGTAGTGGCGCCTTAGGGTAGTGCTAATCACACATCTAAAATTGCAGCCATTAAGCTGACATAAGTATGGTTTAGTAGAAGCTTGCAAAACATAAGGGCTGATCTGGTCTGACTCTAAGTGTTGCTCTGAGGGTAGACGGTGGGCAACAGATGGTTCAACGTTTGATGTCAATTTCCTCCGCTCACCAACAGCGGGTGGAGCTCTCTTTTGTAATAATACAATTGGTGACCTGGTGCCAACACCCTGATGGCAGGATATATTTGATGTGGTGGACACTGACATTGGGTGGGAGGGCTCAGTGTATCCATTTGTAGAGTTGGAGGGAGTCAGACTAAGCTGGCTAAGCCCAATCAAAATCTCTCTCAAATGGTCATTATCATTGGCAAGGCATGATGGAGATGTTGTGGTGTTCTTGGTAAGGGAAGGGCAAGCATTTTCCTGGCTTGATCCCTTCATTAGCAGACAAGCTGCATGTTCATGTTTGTTCTGGCCATCATTGTACTGCTCTGTTTTGACCTTTAGACCTTTAGATTTCAAGTCCACTTCTTTGTCAAGATTGAGTTCCTTATTCTCTGCCTTGAAGTGCTCTGGATGAATACACCTCAGGTGCTTGTGAACATCTCTGGCTTTGGAGAAGGTCAATCCACACCTCTCAAAACCACAAGTGAACTTTTTTCCATCAAAGCACACAGCAACCGAGGTCATTGTGCCTTTGGGCTCCTTGCAGCTCGACACATGTGACGAGGACGCACTGCATGTATAGGAAGTAGCATTGTTTCCCCCAATGACTACCTCCTCCAGTGCAGTCTTTCTTTTACAATACTTTTTGGGTCTGGCTATGTCCTCAGTTATGGAATCAAGATGTTTTATTTTGGCCTTCCTCTGTGCCTCAAAGTCTTCCTCAGAGAAGGTAATGCCGTGTGTGGCTAAATGCCTGCTGAATTCCTTTTTAGAAAAGTAGAACTTTTTGCATTCAAGGATTGTGCAGCTGTATGCAGCATCACGAAAGTGCTGTGCTTCATGGTGGTATACCTGCCCCAAGTCAGAGAAAGAAAGACGACATCCTTTGAGCTCACACGGGTAGCTAACTTGATAGCCATGGCTATGCTTATGTGCAACAAGCTTATTGGAGGTGCTGAAACGAGCACCACAACCTGTGACCATACAAATGTAAGGCAGGTCACCGTAGTGCAAACGCTGATGTCTTCGGTGGTGATAGGCAGACATGAAGTGGCGCCGGCAGTAAGTGCACTTTTCCCTACGGTCTTTCATTTCAAAATAATGTTTCACGTTCTGGTCCCCAACGTGGTATTCGGATCTTAAATGCACACCCAAGTACTTGGAATGCTTAAAAGTCTTTCTACAGTGAGTGGCAGGGCATGTATATATGTCATGATTCTGCAATTCAAAATGAAAGTTAATGTAATCAAATGTGACATTATCTTCAAGTCCAGGGTACCTGGGGGCAGATGAAGCTTGTTCTAGAATGTGCTCCAAAACATCAGGATCATGTGTGGACTGGTAGTACAGCATTAAGGATGGATCAAGAGCAATCTCAACAGTCTCCAAGTCGTCGTCCTCCATTTCCTTATCCCAATCAATCCTCTTTTTGTCCTTTCTCTTTTGCCGAGTGCTTCTGGGTGGCATTCGAAGGTGTAGTTTAGTATGTGGGACAAAATCTTTTCTGCTCTTAAACTTCTTCAGGCAGACAGGGCAGGTGAAAACACCATTGTTTTCATGCCTCTTAGAGTGAAGAAGGATTCGCGTTTCAGTAACACTTTTCTTACAAATCTTGCAGAGGAACTTGTATTTCTTCTGAAGTGAGCCCTGCTCAACATCTGGCTTCAAAGGTGGTTTACTGTCCCACTCATTTTCCTCATCTTTATTATGACCATCAATGCCAACAATTGTCCGATTTAAGTATTCTCTTGGCATATCAACaaaccccctctccacctcctcctttaCATCCTGCCCAAGACTAATCTCCTGCCCCCCTCATCCTCATCTTCCTCTGGCTCAGGGTCAAGCCCCAGCAGCCTGATGCACTGATGCTTGAGTGTTTTCCAGTCCCAGAATTCAGGGTCGAAAGGCCAGTGGGCTTTAAGTGCCAGGAGCAGTTCACACCGCAGAGAGTTGGGGATGATGGAATTTTCCTGGTCATACTTCTGATCGGTCTGCAGAGAGAGCTCTTCAAGGGAGCTGAAGGCCACATGAGAGAGGCCTAAAAGAAACTCTGTCAGCTGGCAAGCACGCAACACCTCAAGATCGTCTGGTAGGAGGCAGGCTACAGTCTTGCACACAGAAATCCTCATCTCTGTGTCCTCTTGGTCTGGGAGCTGTAGTGCTTTAACACATAACTCCACAGACGAAGCCAGACCAAGCACCTCTGCCTGTAGAAGAAATGGGGGAAATCAGTGGCCTAGAAATGTAAATTTCTTTTCAAAACAAATATTTCACTAAAATAACAATTCAAAACCGCTTAACAACTTATTGCAATGACATTCAAAATGAGAGGGAGAAAAAGCTGTATTTTTCTACCTCTGTCCGAATGACGTGCACAAGGAAGAGCAGATGGTAAACGGTCTTAGCAATGGCGCCTAGCTGCAGGCAACGCTCCAGCAGTGATTCCAAAGATGGGTCAATCCTTCTCTGAAGCTTACTCCACAGCAGTGTGAGCTCCCTAGAAATGAAGCCGCATAGAGAAATAGACATTAGAAAGACCCCAAAGCTACACACCAGCCCAGAACTAAGATTGGGCTAAGATTATTCAGGGTCCTTCTGCAAATAAGATCATTTTTTGCACCTAACATGCATTCACTTCAATTTATCCATATGCTTCCCAAGATTTGACATTGACTACTAAAAACACACCAGGAGCAGTACAGGCGTTGCTGCTGCAGCTGTTGAGTTAGGAAGGTGGTACACAGGATGAAGGCCGTGTTTTCCTCCCCCTCAGTCTCCAAACTGCATGTAATATCCAGCACATCCTTACAGTCCAGTCTGGATATCTGTGGGATAAATAATAAAGGCCAAATCATGTATAGAACTACAGTTTTGTGGACCATATCACTTACATCTCAAGGGCGAATGAGTTCATACTCTACATGTGAAGATTGCCCAACACACAAGTGTCAGATTCACTATGCCATCACATTTTCTTTCATAACAGCTTTCTCTGAACGCTATTTAAATAGCAGTATAAATAACATAACCGAGCTGAGCTAAAAGACAAATTATGCTGTTCtcacaacaacacactgacagaCCTCCATGATGGCCTCCTCACCGGGCAGCAggtggcagaggagagagacgtAGGTCTGCCGGAAGGTGGTTTGGTTGGAGACAAGGTGGCATTCGGCACAGGACTTAGCCAGCACAACAGCCTTCGCCACCTCCCCCACTTTCTCCAGGTGTTTGACACGCATCTCCATGAAGCCCTCCCCCTCCAAGGCGATGTACGCCTCAACTGAAGGAGAATGACAGAGCAGCAGTAGCTGGATGACTAATACCAATACTTCAAAATCACAAGATTAGCCTTATTAGTCACTGCTGCTTCTTTGTGCAGCATTACCATGTCAATGCAGTAAGGTGGTGATACTGACCTTCCTCTATGTTTGTGGGGCGACCAGTGAGAAGGGCGCCTAGGACAGGGTTACTCCACGCTCCCCCCTCTCCTGTGATCTGGAGCAAGGCTTGCAGGTCTGTGCTCCCATACTCCAACAAGGCATCATGGGCCACCTGCAAAACCCGTGAGAACACACACAAAGAAAGGGGTCGGGCCACAAATGTCCCTTAAGGTAAGAGACGGCGTGGTAAAGTTGTTCATGTAGGACAGCCCTCACATCAAGAATTGGATTGGATATAAAATCACTTCCTCAACTTCTCTCAATTCCCAGCTAATGTGCTCTCATGCTCTCTCAACACATTTACTTTTTAATCAAACAGACCCCATCCTTTACCTGAACAGAACGGTCAAATTGAACCCAGGCCTCATAAGGGATTTCATTTTCAGGCACAGACAGCAACAGTTCAAAACAGCTCCTGAAAGCAAAATAACAGAAGGACACAATGAGGGACAAGTGACAACTTGTGAAACTTCCTGACACAATGTTATCTATTTCTAACATGCAGCACACAAAAAATGAAGACATGCCTTTAAAAAAAGAAGGCTATGTATTGCAGCACACAGCAGAAAGTGTGGTACTGctcaggtttaaaaaaaaaatatatatatatatatgttagtaCAACCATAACAGTTTCAAACACATTATTACTCTTTGAGTTGACTCACAATGCCAGTCTCTTTAACACGAGGGCCACATTATCAGAGTCTGCGGTGAGGTGTGGCCTTGCAGCAGCGAAGCAGTTGATGGACAGGCAGTAGACCTCCAGAAGGGGAAGACCATGCTCCACAGAATTCCTGCTCCCAGCATAGTGCATCAGTGCCTGCAAAGACAGCCATGGAGGAAAgaggtaaaaaaacaaaacaacactTCCAATGACAAGTTAGTTATAAaacttttttatattttttttaataaacaTAACGACTTAGCCAACAGCTACAGCTAGCTTAACACTCAATTACTTTCCAATTAATGGTTCAGCAGCCATACTGAACCCAATCTTGCCAAAATAGAGGAAAAAGCATAGCAAACTATGATACTACAATTtctgtagaaaaaaaaaaaaaaagtcctaATTTCCGAATTATGTCAGAAAGTAAGAGGCGAAGCAAGAGGATTAACCAAAATCGCAACAAAGCGATAAGCAGACAAAATTTTTTGTATGGGACGTCTATGAGTGTcaaatttggtcaacaaaaaatgtaattgctaTTTTGCTAAGTGAGGCTTATTTTGTAATGTTTAGGTTGTTAGAAATGTACcaatatacagtattcagatcccttcactTTTTTCAGATTttggtacgttacagccttattctaaaatcgcttcaattgtttttttttacccttatcaatctacacacaataccccataatgacaaagcgaaaacaagtttagaattttttgcaactttgttaaataccttatttccataactattcagaccctttgctatgagactcgaaattgagctcaggtgcatcctgtttccattgagatgtttctaaaacttaagagtccacctgtggtaaattcaattgattggacatgatttggaaaggcacacacctgtctatgtaaggtcccacagttgacagtgcatatgtcagagcaaaaaccaaccaATAAGGTTGaagtaattgtccgtagagctccgagacaggattgtgtcgaggcacaaatctggggaagggtaccaaaacattt
Protein-coding sequences here:
- the LOC115138301 gene encoding LOW QUALITY PROTEIN: zinc finger protein Rlf-like (The sequence of the model RefSeq protein was modified relative to this genomic sequence to represent the inferred CDS: inserted 1 base in 1 codon) encodes the protein MADSDVEPAPDWTNRLSNTAEDTFVAMEGLLTTLRALEVTLWQQDISEISSTEYCDNFCQALMHYAGSRNSVEHGLPLLEVYCLSINCFAAARPHLTADSDNVALVLKRLALSCFELLLSVPENEIPYEAWVQFDRSVQVAHDALLEYGSTDLQALLQITGEGGAWSNPVLGALLTGRPTNIEEVEAYIALEGEGFMEMRVKHLEKVGEVAKAVVLAKSCAECHLVSNQTTFRQTYVSLLCHLLPGEEAIMEISRLDCKDVLDITCSLETEGEENTAFILCTTFLTQQLQQQRLYCSWELTLLWSKLQRRIDPSLESLLERCLQLGAIAKTVYHLLFLVHVIRTEAEVLGLASSVELCVKALQLPDQEDTEMRISVCKTVACLLPDDLEVLRACQLTEFLLGLSHVAFSSLEELSLQTDQKYDQENSIIPNSLRCELLLALKAHWPFDPEFWDWKTLKHQCIRLLGLDPEPEEDEDEXGQEISLGQDVKEEVERGFVDMPREYLNRTIVGIDGHNKDEENEWDSKPPLKPDVEQGSLQKKYKFLCKICKKSVTETRILLHSKRHENNGVFTCPVCLKKFKSRKDFVPHTKLHLRMPPRSTRQKRKDKKRIDWDKEMEDDDLETVEIALDPSLMLYYQSTHDPDVLEHILEQASSAPRYPGLEDNVTFDYINFHFELQNHDIYTCPATHCRKTFKHSKYLGVHLRSEYHVGDQNVKHYFEMKDRREKCTYCRRHFMSAYHHRRHQRLHYGDLPYICMVTGCGARFSTSNKLVAHKHSHGYQVSYPCELKGCRLSFSDLGQVYHHEAQHFRDAAYSCTILECKKFYFSKKEFSRHLATHGITFSEEDFEAQRKAKIKHLDSITEDIARPKKYCKRKTALEEVVIGGNNATSYTCSASSSHVSSCKEPKGTMTSVAVCFDGKKFTCGFERCGLTFSKARDVHKHLRCIHPEHFKAENKELNLDKEVDLKSKGLKVKTEQYNDGQNKHEHAACLLMKGSSQENACPSLTKNTTTSPSCLANDNDHLREILIGLSQLSLTPSNSTNGYTEPSHPMSVSTTSNISCHQGVGTRSPIVLLQKRAPPAVGERRKLTSNVEPSVAHRLPSEQHLESDQISPYVLQASTKPYLCQLNGCNFRCVISTTLRRHYMNKHHFSEEKVKGMKILKSLTFKCHLCFKCHREKTDLRVHYLQTHRLSEAVVEKMSWSKKSTVSFIQNSQTLTWQHPSWQQKYLKNQIMWRRQNVVQFAKSGDQSTKWSHAPSSVQDHFEEESEDGDMQRGRGSIYMCKHKDCGMLFCHTYSLYRHKKKHHSQVMGCPSVLSEDPVLQKFRCSYANCNASYLLNSSLVRHLESEHPYQVNRSLKHHRKSYPYQATMYCKYEGCTQVFTQSSSLKKHVLSSHLNYYDSLVLSLQNTHNDTSVTGCPKKFIFTSSTPQKDATKLPLGQSLRHCPKSPEDVKAEETSEEHDEDDGEILNVDQSIVESKSKHKFEDMVFRSHEEALQMCQDRCQREAYPCMVQGCDSVVKFIRSMRRHYLNCHKLTNRAFKLNEDKLVFRAEQLEELIQRNTVLSVWPDMTRAPNGVLKMEYQAEPENPGGPSVPMSLHSIKAETLDDYDPLGFKEEPTAERNVLVGADDLLYGEPCGHTEDPATQNSHSQEARRRSSNPPALDLSPPSSLRFCVDESFLDSSGKDSGKPTNISVPLPSPQARQPLKCKNELPEHPPISKDPQPQSPTPRTFDLATYKPMGFESSFLKFIQENSKDKDAERPRASHCNNPRPDPPVVSARRRDSYRRSCFVKENSQVGLTTTCSRLAHSSPLKPLPRTGEYTSVQNLHVILEKALTGCGDLAIKQLQHQRPVVVLERPRFFTSLLDLFPTKTNDKLLLKGL